The following coding sequences are from one Schizosaccharomyces osmophilus chromosome 1, complete sequence window:
- the mug35 gene encoding Schizosaccharomyces specific protein Mug35: protein MNVNRRDELTCLGIFPLKDKKQLEGTVTPILQLRTKFLVPSERFYEALLLNKDIVNEEESKKLKLYLERFSPQLALFVRKEHPEEGIDSFIFRTEKYEFEVYYFKSDCSLKFNGIYDVDEKQKQKQRQDAIQGMITNHQAEKNTISPTRLEEKAYWDRYDVDQPLENEIDSGSHALPEQRRNPKYDRLGLDSLIVEQTSSLWKVCRHNGMSIDEFLHFIRIGLEPFPRNSNHALSFFGR, encoded by the coding sequence ATGAATGTCAACCGACGTGATGAATTGACTTGTTTAGGGATCTTTCCCCTAAAGgataaaaagcaattggaAGGTACTGTAACACCTATTTTACAACTTCGAACCAAGTTTTTGGTACCTTCCGAAAGGTTCTACGAAGCACTGCTTTTAAATAAAGACATTGtcaatgaagaagagtCGAAAAAGTTGAAGCTTTATTTAGAGCGTTTTAGCCCACAATTAGCCCTTTTTGTGAGAAAAGAACATCcagaagaaggaattgattCCTTCATCTTTCGAACAGAAAAATACGAATTTGAAGTTTATTACTTTAAAAGTGATTGTTCCTTAAAATTCAATGGCATTTATGATGTGGAtgagaaacaaaagcaaaaacagCGACAAGATGCTATCCAAGGTATGATCACAAATCATCaagcagaaaaaaacaCTATTTCTCCTACAAGgcttgaagaaaaggcgTATTGGGATCGCTATGATGTGGACCAGcctttggaaaatgaaatagaCAGTGGTTCACACGCGTTGCCTGAACAGAGACGGAACCCAAAGTACGATCGTCTCGGCCTTGACAGCTTAATTGTGGAGCAAACGTCCAGTTTGTGGAAGGTTTGTCGACATAATGGTATGTCCATAGACGAGTTCTTACATTTTATCCGTATCGGTCTTGAGCCATTTCCAAGGAACTCCAATCATGCT
- the fsc1 gene encoding fasciclin domain protein Fsc1 encodes MLFWSNIIYIYFIFSLIPVQAALHSESTSIVDLLSSSPNFFHLIRHLQQDHFIPYLNRNKGLTFFAPLNEAFRGDTVDPVWPYHVLNTTDFNRTVFPTELKAADGLPIALKVTHKGDSNNPYDLVNDVYIVKPNWQADSGIVQVVDQLLTLPPSSLDILSSESEYSIFYRLSSAWVGEYESTTLFVPTTSVFINTFTNTELSYMYSIYATEDVKTLFNQHSVIHERVYADDVVEPKNFTLRNGVVVTLQYDKPSKILYFNDTPSYNFDLVTRNGAIHVLPALLNPEVIVFTPAKYLIGLGATWFSEKVSQKREYIAADTSSYRGIFAPTNWAFRETSDIDYHIMENFYMPKVNKYYLSKTNSKSHDEHSALIRVATDTTGALYVNFDSHSIDRETIGNVSLFLIEKDIEPPRPLLSQLILLDEISMSVRYLAALGLGEDPNSTWFLVENDAWMKLGLVRKALENNMEMMQNLFLEYVFQGKHYFGSSEDSWTSGNYTTISGKSIMIESEAENTDIIYINGLPYDVQTRDMLVQEGVVHILSRLVVPFPISQRSMIIAGGRQEFLSLLEKQGLSDMLDQGLFIVVPPLSASDLKTKDFSFADRHIIDTGKKSFVIHDSLLSVDNGPWVHIEESGFSSCGHVYFVRSPIPTRRDASWKTFGVSLLGFFTAAVFSSSGYKTYKIYQQKMWASEREPLLMPASRASSILRPGSPAHSV; translated from the coding sequence ATGTTGTTTTGGAGcaatattatatatatatatttcatCTTTTCCTTGATTCCTGTACAGGCTGCATTGCATAGTGAATCAACGTCAATTGTTGATTTACTATCTTCAAGTCCCAACTTCTTTCATTTAATAAGGCATCTACAGCAGGATCATTTTATTCCTTATTTGAATCGAAATAAAGGATTAACATTCTTTGCTCCTTTAAACGAAGCGTTTCGTGGTGATACCGTTGATCCAGTATGGCCGTACCACGTATTGAATACGACGGATTTCAATCGTACAGTCTTCCCTACTGAGCTTAAAGCAGCCGACGGCTTACCAATTGCCTTAAAAGTTACACATAAAGGGGATTCGAATAACCCCTATGACCTCGTAAACGACGTTTACATCGTCAAACCCAACTGGCAAGCCGACAGCGGTATCGTTCAAGTCGTGGATCAACTTCTCACTCTTCCACCTAGTTCGTTGGATATTCTTAGTTCGGAAAGCGAATATAGCATATTTTACCGCTTGTCTTCTGCCTGGGTTGGTGAATATGAATCAACTACCTTGTTTGTTCCTACAACAAGTGTATTCATCAATACGTTTACAAATACAGAGCTAAGCTATATGTACTCAATTTATGCAACTGAAGATGTAAAAACTCTTTTTAATCAGCATTCTGTCATCCATGAAAGAGTGTACGCTGACGACGTTGTTGAGCCCAAGAATTTTACTTTAAGAAATGGAGTTGTCGTGACATTACAATACGACAAGCCCAgtaaaattttatattttaatgACACTCCTTCCTATAATTTTGATTTAGTCACCCGCAATGGTGCTATACACGTTTTACCAGCTCTCCTAAATCCCGAGGTCATTGTGTTTACACCCGCTAAATACTTGATAGGCTTAGGAGCAACCTGGTTTAGTGAAAAAGTTTCTCAAAAAAGGGAGTATATAGCTGCGGATACATCATCATACAGAGGAATCTTTGCACCTACGAACTGGGCTTTCCGTGAAACCTCTGATATCGATTACCATATAATGGAAAACTTTTATATGCccaaagtaaataaatattacTTGTCCAAGACGAATTCTAAGAGCCATGATGAACATAGCGCTTTAATAAGAGTTGCTACAGATACGACGGGAGCATTATACGTTAATTTCGACTCGCATTCTATTGATCGGGAGACGATCGGCAACGTAAGTTTGTTtcttattgaaaaagacatTGAGCCCCCAAGACCTTTGCTCTCCCAACTCATTTTATTGGATGAAATTTCTATGAGTGTACGATATCTAGCTGCGCTCGGTCTTGGAGAGGATCCCAATAGTACTTGgtttttggttgaaaaTGATGCTTGGATGAAGCTGGGGCTTGTACGAAAAGCATTAGAGAATAATATGGAAATGATGCAAAATCTGTTTCTTGAGTACGTTTTTCAGGGAAAACATTATTTCGGGTCAAGTGAGGATTCTTGGACTTCTGGTAATTATACGACCATATCTGGTAAAAGTATTATGATTGAAAGTGAGGCTGAGAATACCgatataatatatataaatggTCTTCCGTACGATGTGCAAACGCGTGACATGTTGGTCCAAGAAGGTGTCGTTCACATCTTGAGCAGATTAGTCGTTCCTTTCCCTATATCGCAACGCAGCATGATTATTGCTGGAGGAAGACAAGAATTTTTAAGCTTGCTTGAAAAACAAGGACTATCTGACATGCTGGACCAGGGATTGTTCATTGTGGTTCCTCCTTTATCCGCCTCGGatttaaaaacaaaggacTTTTCTTTCGCCGACCGACACATCATTGATACTGGGAAGAAGTCGTTCGTTATCCATGACTCTCTTTTGTCAGTTGATAATGGACCGTGGGTACATATAGAAGAAAGCGGTTTCTCTAGTTGCGGCCATGTCTACTTTGTGCGATCTCCAATCCCTACAAGGCGAGACGCGAGCTGGAAAACTTTTGGAGTTTCTCTGCTTGGATTCTTTACTGCTGCTGTGTTTAGTAGTAGTGGTTACAAAACTTACAAAATTTACCAACAGAAAATGTGGGCGTCAGAAAGAGAGCCTTTGTTGATGCCAGCTAGTCGTGCATCATCTATTCTTCGTCCTGGAAGTCCTGCTCACTCTGTTTAA
- the tfg3 gene encoding TFIID, TFIIF, Ino80, SWI/SNF, and NuA4 complex YEATS family subunit Tfg3, producing MSTIQRTLRLVTDQHILPGGEAAVLNDQSYAMREWAIKLVCLDAQQEEVDASFIDRVTYKLHPTFQNPTRTVRKPPYMIREQGWGEFEMEIIIYYADKGGEYRFSHYLHFQQEHYHEDIDLTITAGRPGLLKALSLTGPVPGYSPEAEEIRKDKRKPEVDAGAAKKKTKAKPVDMEKLADGLQKLQEDDLLQVVQMVNENKTPDMYVRNDIEGGEFHIDLYTLPDNLLLLLYSFCAKRVTM from the exons ATGTCCACTATTCAGAGAACGTTACGATTAGTTACTGATCAG CATATTTTGCCTGGAGGGGAAGCTGCTGTCCTAAATGATCAAAGCTATGCTATGCGAGAATGGGCTATCAAGCTTGTTTGCCTAGACGCTCAGCAAGAAGAAGTAGATGCAAGTTTTATTGATCGTGTAACTTATAAATTACATCCTACGTTTCAGAATCCCACAAGGA CTGTTCGTAAGCCTCCTTATATGATTCGAGAACAAGGTTGGGGTGAATTCGAAATGGAAATCATCATCTATTATGCGGACAAAGGTGGTGAATACCGCTTTTCTCACTACTTGCACTTCCAACAAGAGCATTATCACGAAGACATTGATTTg ACAATTACTGCTGGTCGGCCAGGCTTGCTGAAAGCTTTATCCCTCACAGGCCCCGTTCCTGGTTATTCACCCGAGGCCgaagaaataagaaaggaCAAGCGAAAACCTGAAGTCGATGCCGGTgctgcaaagaaaaaaacaaaggcaAAACCT GTGGATATGGAAAAGCTGGCTGATGGCcttcaaaaattacaaGAAGATGACCTTTTACAAGTTGTACAAATggtaaatgaaaacaagacTCCAGACATGTACGTTCGTAACGATATTGAAG GAGGTGAATTCCACATTGACCTTTATACTCTTCCCGAtaatttgcttcttttattatacAGCTTCTGTGCGAAACGCGTTACTATGTAA
- the rps102 gene encoding 40S ribosomal protein S3a, whose product MAVGKNKRLSKGKKGIKKRAVDPFARKDWYDIKAPSFFEVKNVGKTLVNRTAGLKNANDALKGRILEVSLADLQKDEEHAFRKVKLRVEDIQGKNCLTSFNGLSITSDKLRSLVRKWQTTIEADQTIKTTDGYLCRVFVVGFTRRRANQVKKATYAQTSQIRAIRQKMFQVIQNQTTSCSMRELVQKLIPEVVGREIEKATNGIFPLQNVLVRKVKILKAPKHDAQRLLELHGGEGQDVGTKVTKDVTPLETV is encoded by the coding sequence ATGGCTGttggaaaaaacaagagacTCTCCAAAGGCAAGAAGGGAATTAAGAAGCGTGCCGTTGACCCCTTCGCTCGTAAGGACTGGTACGACATTAAGGCTCCTTCCTTCTTCGAGGTCAAGAACGTTGGAAAGACTCTTGTCAACCGCACTGCCGGTCTTAAGAACGCCAATGACGCCCTTAAGGGACGTATCCTTGAAGTTTCCCTTGCAGACTTGCAAAAGGATGAGGAACACGCATTCCGCAAGGTTAAGCTCCGTGTCGAAGACATTCAAGGTAAGAATTGTCTTACCAGCTTCAACGGTTTGAGCATCACTTCCGACAAGTTGCGTTCTCTTGTTCGCAAATGGCAAACCACCATTGAGGCCGACCAAACCATCAAGACTACTGACGGCTACCTTTGCCGTGTTTTCGTTGTCGGTTTCACTCGTCGTCGTGCCAACCAAGTCAAGAAGGCCACCTATGCTCAAACTTCTCAAATCCGCGCTATTCGCCAAAAGATGTTCCAAGTCATCCAAAACCAAACCACCTCTTGCTCCATGAGAGAGCTTGTCCAAAAGCTCATCCCTGAGGTTGTTGGTCGTGAGATTGAGAAGGCTACTAATGGTATCTTCCCTCTCCAAAACGTACTTGTCCGCAAGGTCAAGATCCTCAAGGCTCCTAAGCACGATGCTCAAAGACTTCTTGAACTTCACGGCGGTGAAGGACAAGATGTTGGCACTAAGGTTACCAAGGATGTCACTCCTTTGGAGACTGTATAA
- a CDS encoding mitochondrial hydrolase, with amino-acid sequence MTFKPVQLAFEKFSAAAPKKPPVLILHGLLGSRKNWKSLSSHFVSKLDRDVYNIDQRCHGESPGVGPLSYQSLAFDTHNFMKSQGIEKASIIGHSMGGKTAMATALLYPETVEKLVVADNSPIFTQLPEKTKVYIKALMRIDEANVKRQSSADSMLKEVEKETLVRAFLLSNLRKSPENVFKSQIPLEIIYNSLPDLAGFSVNERHADQYTGPTLVIKAKHSTFVPDEALPVFRKMFPNYRMETLDCGHWVHYEKAQEFTGHVVEFLK; translated from the exons atgacCTTTAAACCTGTACAACTAGCTTTCGAAAAGTTTTCTGCTGCTGCCCCAAAGAAGCCCCCAGTTCTCATCCTCCACGGACTACTGGGATCcagaaaaaattggaaatcCTTGTCAAGCCACTTTGTTTCTAAACTAGACAGAGATGTGTACAACATCGATCAAAGATGCCATGGAGAATCACCTGGCGTTGGCCCTCTGTCGTACCAATCTTTAGCTTTCGATACTCATAATTTCATGAAATCACAAGGCATTGAAAAGGCTTCTATCATCGGTCACTCTAT GGGAGGAAAAACTGCCATGGCAACTGCCTTGTTATACCCAGAGACGGTTGAAAAACTAGTCGTCGCCGATAATTCCCCTATATTTACCCAGCTTCCtgaaaaaaccaaagtttATATAAAGGCTTTGATGCGTATTGATGAAGCGAACGTAAAAAGACAAAGCAGTGCAGACAGCATGCTAAAGGAAGTCGAGAAGGAGACTTTAGTCCGAGCATTCCTACTCTCtaatttaagaaaaagCCCCGAgaatgttttcaaatccCAGATCCCTCTTGAAATTATCTACAATTCTCTCCCTGATTTAGCAGGATTCTCCGTGAACGAACGCCATGCTGATCAATATACGGGACCGACGTTGGTTATTAAAGCCAAACACAGTACCTTTGTACCGGACGAAGCTTTACCCGTGTTCAGAAAGATGTTTCCAAATTATAGAATGGAAACCTTGGATTGTGGTCATTGGGTTCACTATGAAAAAGCCCAAGAATTTACCGGACATGTAGTAGAATTTTTAAAGTAA